ttcttcttcttctcatggaTTGTTCCCAGTCAAATGACAACACCGGTAGCATGTCTCATCAAACCATTTCTAGTTTGGCTTGGGCCTTGTGTATTTTTTTGGTTCTTGCATCATTTGATGTGGACATGGATGCTACCTTGCCAAAACCCAATGTAGACCCCACGACCATCATTAtctaacttaatcatctttaCCTTGTGCTGCATATCCCCCTCAACCAATCCTCACTTCTTTAGCTACCCTTCCAATCTGCCTAACATTCTAGtgctaaaaagataaaattaattactACCAGTATAAGGCGAAACCTTTTCTGCATGACATAGTTACATCACTATTCATTATTATGATATCTTGGCATTTAATTTTGGATACTGACATATGAGTCACACAGGCCTATGACAGATAGGAAGAATATATGCTTACTGTTCTGATGGAATAATTAAAAAAGAAGCTTATCTCTTTCCACAAGCAATTACAAAAGCATGGCTTTCACAGCCTTATTTGGGCCATCAGAGTGACTGATATGTAGCATAAAGATTCATGCCAATTCAGAGATGACACATTTCTCATTCTGTACAACATCATCCATTAAGTAATTGGAGACCACTTCCCTGGTTTCTTTCCATAAGCGAGGCAGAGTCACTACCTTGCATGGGCCACACAGAAATTTCAGCATTCATGTTCCTTGTGGTGTAACAAGTAGCCCCACTCCCTTCTCATCATCATGATTCCTCCCCATTTCCATTTAGGCTTAACCACTAATCTTTCTCAACAACCACcattagcataaaatctgtagtTTCAATTATTGGGATTATACTACTCAAGGAGGGATTTAAACACTAAACTTATCCATCTTAAAAGAATGCCATTCCTGAGTAGTTATGAGATTGATGCGGTCGATGGTTACAGTCGCTCGACCAATTAGAAGTCAACATGAAGCTATATAGCGGCCTCCATGTTATTACTTATTTGTGCCAGTGTGCCATCAAGGAGCAACTTGATCGGACGGTCCAGGACAACCGGACCGCAGGATGCCAGTGGGACCGCGGCGCTGGCATCGTCGGCCAGCGAACAGCGCCCGACAGAAGGGGACCGCCACCGCGTGGCAGCACCACGAGATGACACGACGGACCTTTTTCACATGTGTCCAAAAGGCGTTTACCTCGGTTCACGTGGGACCCGAACGATAAGAAAGGGTTGCGTCGATTTGTCCTGTTCGATGGCGTCTGGTCAACTTAATTTTGCCGACACAGACTTAATGGTGACTAAAACCTCATCAAGAAGTATTGCGAAATGTTGTGTTGGTCGATCTTTTATTGTGAATCGACTCAGTAGTATTTACTTGTCTTCAGGTATGTAAAACGAAAATCTTGTTTCTTGGGACAGAAAGATGCACAGGAAACAACAGACAAGATTATTGATTGCTGTGCATCTGATCTGACACGGTCCAAGGCGTGGATTAAATGTGGCATGGCCGTGTAGGGGAGCAGGGGCCGATTCACGTTTCCTACCTCGGAGTGATGGGGCACGTGTGACGTGCCCGCGGACACCACACCCGGCACGTGGATCTGGTGCTTCCTGTTACGTCCCTTGGCCTGGAAACCCGTGCCTCAGAGGAAGACGGTAACGTAGGTGGGTGAAACGGGTCACATGCGACGTGAGCGGCACCGAAGCAACCAATAATTCGCATAGCACTTGATCGAAGAACATCATCCAAAACAAGTATTATAAGAGATAATCAAATCATTATTTAGGGGAAAAAAAAGCTAATTATTATCATGAAGACGATAAATTTGAATGTGATTTTTTCCTTTTAACGAAAGCTGTAGAATTCAAGACATGTTCACAAGGACACTACCATTGGAGTTGCAGTTACAGATCGGGCAGACGACGACGGCCGGGCCGCAGGCCGCGCACACGCAGAGGTGCCGACACGGCAACAGCAGCACCGACGGCTCCTGCGCTTGGCAACACCTGCACACCCTTCTCAGCCCCGATCTCttcgcctccgccgccgctggATCCCTGTTCTCGCCGCCCGCATTGTCGCCGAAGCAGCAGGACTCGGCGTCATCGGCGGCGATCGCCGCCGCCTCTTCCTCGGCTTTGACCTGCGCCTCCGCCAGGGCCTGTTCGAGGTTGGTCCGCAAGACTTGGGCGGCCGCCTCGTTGCTCCGCGCCAAGTCCCGCCACATCTGGTTCTCGACACACAGGGTCTTGATGCGCTCCTCCAGTGCCCAGTTCAGCTTGCTCACTCTCGCGATCTCTTCTTCTTTGGATTCGAGCCGCTTCGATAGGCCTTCTTCTACGGCGGCGAGGATTCCCCTCAGGAACCGCTTGAGCCCCTCCATTAGCTCCACCCTCACCTTCTCAGCCTGCCATGTATCCCACTGTTAATTGATGCACAGGAAATTATGCAGCGCTCGATGCATAAAAGGATCGGAGCAGGAGAATCACGTGGTGCAGGATGATGCGATCAACGTCGAGCATCTGCTGCTGGATGTGGGAGGACAAATCTTGGCCGAGGAAGGAAAGCTGTCGATCCCAGTCTCGCGGCCGCTTCCTCGAAGCCATGGCGGCGTGGAAGTTGTTGAAGGTGAGACCGCTGTCAGACGTGGTGGCGGCGGTCATCGGAGCAGATGGGCTGCTGCAGAAGGGGATATAAGAGCTGGCGGTGGCGCCGGAGGCCGGTGCAAAGAATCCCAATTGCGTGTTGTAGAAGCCCGATTGGTCCTCTACACCATTAATGATTTCCCTGCAGGAAACAGTAGCCAAGTGAGTTTCACACACATGCATGCAGATATGTACCGGGGAGAGAAGAGATGGGTtttgagaggaggaagaagaaagggtgGTGAGAAGTTGGCCAGTACCTGTTCCTTAGGAGTCGGGAAGGGAAGAGGTGAAGATGGTGAGCTTCAACTGCCATGAGAGCTGTGTATGCTTGGGACTTGTCTGAGAGAGATAGGGAGGAGGAGAAGCGGAAGAGGGATGAGATGATGGTGCATTCAAGAGAAATGGGTGCGGGTGGGTTGGGGTTTATTTAGGGTTTGATCCAGAGAGAGAATTTTGGGAACCACTGAATAAGAAAAAGGCAGGGAAAAAAGAAGAGGAGTTGGTATACCCTTTTCATTTTGGTACACCTTTATGTATGACTGAGGATTCCAAGCTTCTTTAACTTTGAGAATGGTGAGATCTCCTTCTTCCACTTGATTGATGTGCTCACTTGGAGATTACAGAAAATAATATAcgatttggagagagagagagagagagagagagagaagaatgggACCTCCCACTCTCATCATCCGGATGAAGCCTGAGTCCCTGTGGCCTGATGGACACATGGAGTGCTCGAAGGTTATTTCTCCTTGTTCTTTTCAGTGCAGAAACTTGAAGACAAAGGGAGACAGGTTATGACAAAAGCATTGACAAGATCTACCAACACAAGTTTCACCATCTGATGCAGTGAGTTACTGTTAATATTCTTCATGCATGGAAGGAACCACAGGTAAGTCTTCCCTCAAAAGGATCAACATCTTGCTACTGCATGCCACAGAGTAGGGGTCTTTCTTGGAATCAGATGCTGCACTGCTCATTGGTCTTTGCAAAAAGCTATCTACGCAGTACAGCTCCTAATTACATGACCAGCTTCACAAGTCCCAGTCGTGTGTGGTCCTTGGGCAAGGAACAGAGGACAACCTGAGCAGATTTATCCGAGACTTCAACACTAAGCAATTCACCCAcacccacttcttcttcttcttcttcttcttcttggttacCATACAATGAGATCCAAGGATGACAGAGGTGTCCGTCCCCATATCACCACCCCTCGCTGCCCTCATGATTCAAAGCAATTAAAGGCATTAAGCATTTCGAGCCTGGCCGTACCATCACGCGAGCCATCGCCACTGTGGTGCAACAGTGCCCCTCACTTTATCCTAGAATCGCTTTGCATTCTTCCAAGCCACCACATGGAAAAGGGTAGGGGGAGGGGGGTGGAGCAGATAAAAGTGCAGAGAGATAGGTTGATAGATATGCATTGCATGGTTGTGATTCCATGGCTGCATTATTGCGTCCATCAACCCAATTAAGATGAGATTTCACGTCGCCCTTTGGATGAAACTGTGACCACCTAGAGAACCttgagaaaaggaggaggagaagaagaggacatGTGTGCttgtgctcctcctcctcctccttacaGGAGTAATTTGAAGCACCTTGACTTGTGGGcacacccttcttcttcttcttcttctccttttttcccTTTCCCTATCCATCTAACCCAAAGCTGAGTCTGCCCTAAACATACGTGCCCCTCTGCCCTACCATCATCCCCCGAAGCCTTTTCTGGTCTCCTTTGTTCTGCTCCACAGTTGGTGAGGAGAATCCCACTCACCTTTCTTCCCTCCATTGTTTGCTtatcctttcttcccccttttctcATGTGTGCTTGCCCTTCCCTTCACGTTGGCTGGTATGATATGGCCAAAGCAAAAGGTGGGGGGGGATTGGGAGGGGGGCACCATGTTCTGACCAAAGGCGCAGGAAAAGATGGAGTCAGGTTCCCAACATGCACAAACCCAAAGCAAGCTTCATCTTCCGTGCATGCCACCACCTGCACCATGCTGCCGGGCGAGGTTTGGTCTCCCACCTTCATCATTATTTCGTGTGCAGGAAACATGCTTTGCTTGCGCGCTTGTGTTCATGACATGGGCCTCCTTCCGACCAGCTTTGCTTGGAATCCATGCCCTCTTCCCTCTGACCCTTCGGCAAGTAGTGTGAAGTCTCACCCACGCTATCAAAGACCTGCAGACCTATCCAAACCTAACGATTACATCAAATGCCAGTCCCTTCCTGTTGCATTCATGATCATAGTCATCCAATTCAATAAATGGTTGTGGGGGAGGGAAAgatagatcgagagagagagagagagagagagagagagagagaggcacaggACTGGATCGGGAACGTGGAGGGCTCCCCGTAGCTGCATGGTACGGAGGGCAAACCACAGGCCCACATGTTCCCGAATCTCCATCATGAGCTGCC
The window above is part of the Musa acuminata AAA Group cultivar baxijiao chromosome BXJ2-6, Cavendish_Baxijiao_AAA, whole genome shotgun sequence genome. Proteins encoded here:
- the LOC135615698 gene encoding probable BOI-related E3 ubiquitin-protein ligase 3 isoform X1, with protein sequence MAVEAHHLHLFPSRLLRNREIINGVEDQSGFYNTQLGFFAPASGATASSYIPFCSSPSAPMTAATTSDSGLTFNNFHAAMASRKRPRDWDRQLSFLGQDLSSHIQQQMLDVDRIILHHAEKVRVELMEGLKRFLRGILAAVEEGLSKRLESKEEEIARVSKLNWALEERIKTLCVENQMWRDLARSNEAAAQVLRTNLEQALAEAQVKAEEEAAAIAADDAESCCFGDNAGGENRDPAAAEAKRSGLRRVCRCCQAQEPSVLLLPCRHLCVCAACGPAVVVCPICNCNSNVLCELLVASVPLTSHVTRFTHLRYRLPLRHGFPGQGT
- the LOC135615698 gene encoding probable BOI-related E3 ubiquitin-protein ligase 3 isoform X2, whose product is MAVEAHHLHLFPSRLLRNREIINGVEDQSGFYNTQLGFFAPASGATASSYIPFCSSPSAPMTAATTSDSGLTFNNFHAAMASRKRPRDWDRQLSFLGQDLSSHIQQQMLDVDRIILHHAEKVRVELMEGLKRFLRGILAAVEEGLSKRLESKEEEIARVSKLNWALEERIKTLCVENQMWRDLARSNEAAAQVLRTNLEQALAEAQVKAEEEAAAIAADDAESCCFGDNAGGENRDPAAAEAKRSGLRRVCRCCQAQEPSVLLLPCRHLCVCAACGPAVVVCPICNCNSNGSVLVNMS